In the genome of Stigmatopora nigra isolate UIUO_SnigA chromosome 7, RoL_Snig_1.1, whole genome shotgun sequence, the window CTCCCCCGTCCATCATTCAGGTCGGCGGAGACGCCGGCGCCGAACTGTGGTTGGCCGACGTCCGGGAAGTGGTGAGCAGAGTCAATGGGGAGACTGGCCAAGCTCTGAAATGTGAGTCGGTGCTCTCCTTCCCTCCCGCTACGCTTTTCTGGCCTCCCGGATGGCGCCCAAAGTACAAAACGGGCTAAATTGCCGGCGGCCACGTTCGCAGCGTGCCTGGCGCTGGCGGCCGTCAACCAAGCGGTGAAGGAAAAGCAGGCGGCGCAGACCCTGCGAGTGCTCTCCCTGCCGGAGGTGGCGCTGCAGGGCGTGACGCGCCGCGACGCCGCCGAGTATCAGCTGCGGCTGGCCTCTCTCGTGCGGCGCAAGGCGGCGGCAGGTGACGCCCACGGCCAGGGAGGGGGCGTAGAGAGCGGCCGCTGAAgcccgtgcgtgcgtgcgtgcgtccgtccgtccttttGCCCGTTTCTGCAGGAAACAACAAGAGTCCCTGGGTGGGAATCCCCAACCCGGACGGTGCCGTCTTCTTCTTTCACCTGGGCAGATTGGAAGGCACCTGGCAGAAGCCGCCCCACTTTGTCCACAACAGCGTCTTCCTGGACCGTCGGGACGTCCAGGTGCCGCCTGGTCTGGCCGTGCCGCACGCCCTCCCGCACACGGCCGCTCACGCCGTCCACGCCCGCAGGAAACGGTCAGCCACGTCCGGGccgagcggcggcggcgagaaCTTTGGGCCGACAACGTGGAGCTGATCGCGCGCCTGCAGGCGGCCTGTCGGGGATTCCTGGCCAGGCGTCGTCTGGCGGCCCGCCGACGTTACCTGCGTGACAACGTGGGCGCCGTGGTCCTCATCCAGGTGCGCCCACCTCGCTCCCCCTCCCCCCGGGGATTCCCAGAGAGCCGCCTCGCTCACGGCCGCCCTCTGCCGCCCTCTGCCCTCCTCTGCCCTTCAGGCTCACTGGAGGAGGTTGCTCCGCCAGCGGGCGTACAGGAGCCGGCTGCGCTTCCTCTACAGCCAGTGGAGGGTGGCGGTCAAGGTACGTGTCGTCGGCCGAGTACGCGGGCTCTCACGCCCGATCCGCCGCCAAGTGTGCGCCCGTCTTCTCCGTTTCAGATTCAAGCCTCCGTGAAGATGTGGCTGGCCCGCAGGAAATACCTGGCCCGCCTGAGCTTCTTCCGACAAAACGTGAGTACGTGCCGGCGCGCCGCCAACAACGGGCGGCCCGGGCTTCATCGCCGCCCCGATTGCGCAGGTGGGCGCCATCGTCAAGATCCAAACCTTCTTCCGAGCCCGTCGCGCGCAGGCCGAGTACCGGGCGCTGGGTGAGTCCGGGACGGCCGGCCAATAGATGGACGcaccgagcgagcgagcgagcgaccgtctctctctctctcggcagCCCAATCGGACGCGCCTCCTCCGAGCGTGCTCGGGAAGTTCGTCCACTTGCTGGACTTGGGCGACGGCGACATGCGTGAGGAGGCGGAGCTGGCGCGTCTTCGCGGGGAGGTGGTCCGCGCCGTCCGCTCCAACCGCCGGCTGGAGGCCGACCTGGACCTGATGGACTTGAAGATCGGGCTGCTGGTGCGCAACAGGGCCACCCTGCAGGTCGGAGCGCCGTCCGTGACCCGGCCGGGCGAGCCGGGCGAGCCGGgcgagccggccggccggccagccGGCGCTCTTGCTCGTCTCACGCAAGTCTCCCGCAGGAAGTGGCGGCTCACTGCAAGAAACTGACCAAGAAGAACAAGGAGAAGCTGTCGGGCATGATGGACGCGGAGAGGAGCAAAGGCCTGAAGGCCCTCAGCCGCGAGCACAGGCAGAGACTGGAGGCCTACCAGCACCTCTTCTATTTGCTCCAAGTGGGTGGGACGTCCCGCCGGCGTCCCGCCATCGTCCCGCTGAAAGCCACGGTGCCTTTCAGACGCGTCCGTCCTACCTGGCCAAGCTGCTCTTCGTGGCGCAGCACAGCGGGAACTCGTCCTCGGTGCAAATGTTGATCTTCGGCCTGTTCAACTACGGGGCCGACGACCGGCAGGCCTTCCTGCTGGTGCGCCTCTTCACCGAGGCCCTCCACCTGGAGCTGAGGTGGGCCCTTTTTTCTCCTCTAAAAGACCGCCGGTTATAAGAATAGTAGCAAGTTGAATTGTTATTCTGCAACTGGGGCCAGTAGCTGGGCCAGAATGACACCAGATAACCCTCGCCAAAAGTCCATACTATATGACGCGTCGCCCTCAGGTCCGGGGTGAGCGAGCCCCGGGACGTGATCCGGGGGAACTCCTTGGTGGTCAAAATGCTGGTGGACTTCTACCGGCGCGACCGCGGTCGCGACGTCCTGCGCGAGCTCTTGGAACCCGCCCTGGCCGACGTCCTGGCGGCCGGTCAGCCGGACGTGAGGACCGACCCGCTGGAGGTCTACAGAAGCTGGATCAACCAGAGCGAGAGCCGCAGCGGGCACAAGAGGTGAGGCCGACGACGGGTGGCCGACACCCGCCCAAAGCACTCGGCTCAATCGGGCGCGCTTCCCCCCTCGCCAGCTCCCTCCCTTACGAGGTGTCCGCCGAGGAAGCGCTGGCTCATCCCGAAGTCCGGCGGCGCGTGGACGTGGCCGTGGTCAACCTGCAGAACCTGACCCAGAGAATCCTCCAGGCCATCACTTCCAGTGTGGACAAACTCCCgtaagccgccgccgccgccactgcccattcctcctcttcttcttcatcctcctccttctcttccAACTCTGGTTTTGCCCTCGGGCAGGTACGGCCTCCGCCACATGGCCAAGGTCCTGGGAGACGCCCTGAGGTCAGAGTTCCCGGCCGCCGGCCAGGACGACGTTTACAAGGTCCGTAACGGGGTTGGCCGTGGGCGCCCCGACGTGAGTGACGGCGCCTTGGGTCGCAGGTGCTGTGCAACGTGCTGTATTACCGCTTCATCAACCCCGCCGTGGTGGCGCCCGACGCCTTCGGCGCGTGCCGGCTCCCGGGGGCGCCCGGGGGCCTGCGGCCGGAGCGCCGCCGCCTCCTGGGCTCGGCCGCCCGCCTGCTCCAgcgcgccgccgccggcgaGCGCTTCCTCGGAGACGACCGGCACGCGGCCGCGCTCAACCGCTACGTGGAGTGCGCGCACGCCACCTTCAGGTCGCCGTGGTCTCCTAGAAATGGGATCGGGGGTGTCCAAACCGATGAGGAACGTATCGCCGAATTGGCACAAAATGAAtccatttgttcttttttttggacaacCCCGATCGAGAGCATCGCACTTGTCACGCGGTTCTAAGAGTGCTCGTGTCACGCCGCAGGAAGTGGGTGTCGCGCGTCATCGACGTTCCCGAGCCGTCGCGCCGCTACGGCCTGGACGAGTACTCGGAGACGTTGACCGTGGGCCGGCCCGTGGTCTACCTGTCGCTGGGCGAACTGCTGGACGCCCACCGGGTGAGTCCCGCCACCGCGCCGCCCGTGGCCGACGCCGCTCGTGGCTGACGCCGGAGACGTGGCCGGCCCGCAGCTGCTGTTGGAGCACCGGGACGTCTTGTGTCCCGAGGCCGCCGACCCGCTGGCCGTCCTGCTGGCCGACGTCGGGCCCGTCCCCACCCGGAGCCAGCTGACGGGCGTGGCCGACGGCCCAGGTAGCGACCGGCTGGTCGCCGCCCGGCGCTCTTGACGCCGCCGTCGAGCCCGTTCTCTCCCGCGCAGACGACCCAGCGTGGGACTGGAGAAAGACGGAGATCTCGCTGACGCTCGCCGACAAGTTTGAGGAGCGGCGCGGCGGCGACGAAGACGACGGCGACTCGGCCGAAGCGGGAGCGCTGCTCTTCCTCCGGTGAGTCCTCGGCCGGCTTCCCGCCGCCAATACCCGCGTGGCCGACGCTTTGCCTTCAGCACCAAGCGGCTGATCGCCGACGTGATTCGGGCGCAGCCGGGCCAGACCCTGGCCGACGTGCTCCGGACCGCCGCCACGCCCGAGCAGGTGAGCGCGCCGGCGGAGAAGAATCCCGTGCGCCGTCGTTCCAAATGGATTTGGATGACGAATGGTTTGCTGACAAACAGGAGGCGTGTCACCGGCGGCTGATGAGGCAGCGGGCGTTGGGAGACGCGCCGGACCGCCCGCTAAGAAGgacgtcctcctcctccgccctcGATCTCGAGGAGAAGAAACGAAAGATCGGCAAGAGCGTTCGCCGTCTGGAGGCCTCGGGGCTCCTGCCGCCCGTGGGCGCCCATCGCCGCCTCCTGGCCGCCATCGCTCAGGTGAGTGGCCCGAGGAAGGGCGCCGGGCGCCAAGGGCCGGCCGCCACCGACGCCCTCCCCTCACTTCCCGCCGCAGGACTTGAGAAACCGCCGTGCCTGCCGACGGCGTCGCGGGGCGGAACTGGCCAAGTTGGGCCAGACTCTGGGCGGCCTGCGGGCCAAGAGCCACTTCCTGGGCGGGCAGGCCGACTACTACCGCCATTACATCGCCCGCTGTCTGGACGAGCTGACGGCCGCCACCGGGTGAGTGCCAGGCGCCCTTTCCCGGGCCCGCCGGCCCGCTGACATTTTGTGGCCCGGCAGCACGGCCCCCGGTGAGAAGAGAGCGGACGCGCGGGGGAAAAAGAAATTGACCACGGTAAGCTACACGGCCGCACGGCTGCACCAGAAGGGGGTGCTGTTGGAAATCGCCGACCTGCCCTCGGCCCAGTGAGTACGCCGCCCGACCGGCGTCGAGCCGTGAGCGCCCACGGAGGCGATAACGCGCACGTGTGCTCGCGCCAAGGTTGAAGAACGTGCAGTTCGACATCGCCAGGGGCGCCGAGAAAGGAAGCTTCCTGATCCGCGCTCGCTTCCTGGGCGTAGACGTGGAAGAATTCCACATTAAGTACCAGGTACGGCGCCCGGCCACCCGTTTGTCTGTTATGCGTCCGGCCTTTTAATAGCTAATGTCTTGCACACGTGCTCCCACCCGCCCAGGACCTCCTCCAACTGCAGTACGACGGCGTGGCGCTGATGAAGATGTTCGACAAGGCCAAAGTCAACGTCAACTTGCTCATCTTCCTGCTCAACAAAAAGTTCTTCAACAAATGAACGCACGCCGAGTGGGTCGGAGTTTGCAGTATGCAAACAAGTTTTACTCTATTTAGCCTTTTGCGTAtgacaaacaataaatattctACCTCGCACAAAAGTCGCGCTGGTGATTTCCAAGCCGCCGCGTGGAGATTGATTGGTCGCCGTATCCACTGTAATGGCGCCGCCCCCCGTGTTAGCTCGGGCCTCAAAAGACACCGACTCCTTCTACCTCTGGACGGGGTTAGTTCATGTTACGCGGCCGTTAGCGGAGCATCCCATTTGGCCGCTGTACAGAGTGACCCGATATTATAGTGCGTGGTCACCTTTAACAAACCAAGATGGATGGAATTTaagcccccctccccccc includes:
- the LOC144198998 gene encoding ras GTPase-activating-like protein IQGAP3, with amino-acid sequence MSKMSESPAPCHYGRLTAEQMDEQRIQNVAYHYLCRLEEAKRWMEACLGEELPPPGELEETLRNGVLLAKVAHRFAPAVVPRHKIYDLEQRRYQAGGLEFRHTDNINRWRGAMAALGLPSIFHPETTDVYEKKNMPRAVYCIHALGVYLSGLGLAPPVAELCGRVKFSEEEIHNMKLELDKCGLRLPAFHQIQGILSQEMDEAARRGDARRDEAARRDEAARRDAAEARAAAEAVNESLRGDDPGLTLERLRAPPLGLPPVFPRGMSLYHRQLGLLQTRSPQGALHQEELFVAVEMLSAVVLVNGALEAGDPRQLGRALASSSAGLTEVDPALLDGYLSHLSQLTPSAGCQMLTWNQLQEGIWRVNEEGRARDRQILALHAVNEALTTGDPDGLLSALMSLMPAAAAAAEGGAEHVRPADVGRYLSVMRDVRRHKAQVGGDAGAELWLADVREVVSRVNGETGQALKSCLALAAVNQAVKEKQAAQTLRVLSLPEVALQGVTRRDAAEYQLRLASLVRRKAAAGNNKSPWVGIPNPDGAVFFFHLGRLEGTWQKPPHFVHNSVFLDRRDVQETVSHVRAERRRRELWADNVELIARLQAACRGFLARRRLAARRRYLRDNVGAVVLIQAHWRRLLRQRAYRSRLRFLYSQWRVAVKIQASVKMWLARRKYLARLSFFRQNVGAIVKIQTFFRARRAQAEYRALAQSDAPPPSVLGKFVHLLDLGDGDMREEAELARLRGEVVRAVRSNRRLEADLDLMDLKIGLLVRNRATLQEVAAHCKKLTKKNKEKLSGMMDAERSKGLKALSREHRQRLEAYQHLFYLLQTRPSYLAKLLFVAQHSGNSSSVQMLIFGLFNYGADDRQAFLLVRLFTEALHLELRSGVSEPRDVIRGNSLVVKMLVDFYRRDRGRDVLRELLEPALADVLAAGQPDVRTDPLEVYRSWINQSESRSGHKSSLPYEVSAEEALAHPEVRRRVDVAVVNLQNLTQRILQAITSSVDKLPYGLRHMAKVLGDALRSEFPAAGQDDVYKVLCNVLYYRFINPAVVAPDAFGACRLPGAPGGLRPERRRLLGSAARLLQRAAAGERFLGDDRHAAALNRYVECAHATFRKWVSRVIDVPEPSRRYGLDEYSETLTVGRPVVYLSLGELLDAHRLLLEHRDVLCPEAADPLAVLLADVGPVPTRSQLTGVADGPDDPAWDWRKTEISLTLADKFEERRGGDEDDGDSAEAGALLFLRTKRLIADVIRAQPGQTLADVLRTAATPEQEACHRRLMRQRALGDAPDRPLRRTSSSSALDLEEKKRKIGKSVRRLEASGLLPPVGAHRRLLAAIAQDLRNRRACRRRRGAELAKLGQTLGGLRAKSHFLGGQADYYRHYIARCLDELTAATGTAPGEKRADARGKKKLTTVSYTAARLHQKGVLLEIADLPSAQLKNVQFDIARGAEKGSFLIRARFLGVDVEEFHIKYQDLLQLQYDGVALMKMFDKAKVNVNLLIFLLNKKFFNK